The Ruminococcus bovis genome includes a region encoding these proteins:
- a CDS encoding MBL fold metallo-hydrolase — protein sequence MIELKQYVVSIMGTNSFLLMDKDTKALALVDPGEFSEEILNDIHSLGDDLQMILLTHGHFDHIGGVASFLRLFPNAKVYIGEKDVECVENDKLNLSAKMGRTVVEKFPTIPLKDNEEISLGNTKIKFIETPGHTEGSGCYIFDDKILSGDTVFCESCGRTDFPNGSSAKMIKSLRKIAEIEGEYTIYPGHEMNTTLSHEKKYNPYMMSNYEDIY from the coding sequence ATGATAGAATTAAAGCAGTATGTAGTTAGTATAATGGGTACAAATTCTTTTCTTCTTATGGATAAAGATACAAAGGCTCTTGCCTTAGTTGACCCGGGAGAATTTTCCGAAGAAATTTTAAATGATATACATTCTTTAGGTGATGACCTACAGATGATTTTGCTTACTCACGGTCATTTTGACCATATTGGTGGTGTAGCAAGTTTCCTAAGATTATTCCCAAATGCCAAGGTGTATATTGGTGAAAAAGATGTTGAATGTGTAGAGAATGATAAGCTGAACCTTAGTGCAAAAATGGGTAGAACTGTAGTGGAAAAATTCCCTACAATCCCACTAAAGGACAATGAAGAAATTTCTCTAGGTAATACTAAAATCAAGTTTATTGAAACTCCGGGTCATACAGAGGGTAGTGGTTGTTACATTTTTGATGATAAAATTCTTTCAGGTGATACAGTATTTTGCGAATCATGTGGCAGAACTGATTTTCCAAACGGCTCATCAGCAAAGATGATTAAAAGCCTAAGAAAGATTGCAGAAATAGAGGGTGAATACACAATTTATCCGGGTCACGAAATGAATACAACACTTTCTCACGAGAAGAAATACAACCCTTATATGATGAGTAACTATGAAGATATATATTAA
- a CDS encoding HU family DNA-binding protein, giving the protein MKKTELIAAIAEKSGLTKKDAEAALTATLDTIVETVAAGDKIQITGFGTFEQRQRNARMGCDPRTGNKIEIPASKVPAFKAGKEFKNTVNK; this is encoded by the coding sequence ATGAAAAAGACAGAACTAATTGCTGCAATTGCAGAAAAGAGTGGACTAACTAAGAAGGATGCTGAAGCAGCACTTACAGCTACACTTGATACAATCGTTGAAACAGTAGCAGCCGGTGATAAGATTCAGATTACAGGTTTCGGTACATTTGAACAGCGTCAGAGAAATGCAAGAATGGGTTGTGACCCAAGAACAGGTAACAAGATTGAAATTCCTGCTTCTAAAGTTCCTGCTTTCAAGGCCGGTAAGGAATTCAAGAATACTGTAAACAAGTAA
- a CDS encoding S4 domain-containing protein → MRLDKYLKVSRIIKRRTVANEACDAGKVLVNGKVARASTKINEGDRIDLTLGERTVSVEVVSVKETVRKEDAVTLYKPIS, encoded by the coding sequence ATGAGACTTGACAAATATTTAAAGGTTAGCCGTATCATTAAGCGTAGAACAGTAGCAAATGAAGCTTGTGATGCAGGTAAAGTTTTGGTAAACGGTAAGGTGGCAAGAGCCTCAACAAAGATTAACGAAGGGGACAGAATTGACCTTACTTTAGGTGAAAGAACAGTATCGGTAGAAGTTGTTTCTGTTAAAGAAACAGTGAGAAAAGAAGATGCTGTTACACTTTATAAACCAATATCATAA
- the dtd gene encoding D-aminoacyl-tRNA deacylase, translating to MRAVLQRVKDASVTIDGEVKGKCSNGFLILLGVKVGDSEKEADFLAKKIANLRVFTDENDKMNLSLLDIKGETLVISNFTLHADCSHGRRPNFLNAEKPDKANALYEYFCDKLHTEGISVVEKGEFGADMKVSLLNDGPVTIILDTEEIMK from the coding sequence ATGAGAGCAGTATTACAGAGAGTAAAGGATGCAAGTGTTACAATAGACGGTGAAGTAAAAGGAAAATGCAGTAACGGTTTCCTAATTTTACTTGGTGTTAAAGTTGGTGACAGTGAGAAAGAGGCTGATTTTCTGGCAAAGAAAATCGCTAACCTTAGAGTCTTTACTGATGAAAATGACAAGATGAATCTTTCTTTACTTGACATTAAGGGTGAAACATTAGTTATTTCAAACTTTACTTTACATGCAGATTGCTCCCATGGTCGCAGACCGAATTTCCTTAATGCTGAAAAGCCTGATAAAGCAAATGCACTTTATGAGTATTTTTGTGATAAGCTACATACAGAGGGTATCTCTGTTGTAGAAAAAGGTGAATTTGGTGCTGATATGAAAGTTAGTCTTTTAAATGACGGACCTGTTACAATAATTTTAGATACAGAGGAAATAATGAAATGA
- the hemZ gene encoding coproporphyrinogen dehydrogenase HemZ, whose protein sequence is MKIYIKNHPFHYEIENITRLFFPYEKLQVVKFIDNEITEYESPYILTEINDEISVTVNFRNFQKTETTTKTEDEKENERLISSVLYNLLTEYTGIKMPWGMITGIRPVKYFRNLKENYSEEYAKEYFKNSYFVSDEKINLAKITEKYEKDIINSSKENSFSLYVSIPFCPSRCSYCSFVSQSVARTKHLIEPYVDLLCKEIEYTGNIAKENNLHLETVYIGGGTPTTLNPNQLEKMIKAINSSFNMETCREFTVEAGRPDTITADKLKVLKDNGVTRISINPQTLNDSVLEKIGRKHTAQNALEMFDLAGTYDFNCTNADLIAGLPTDTVESFAHSLDKLVEKNLENITVHTLSIKRSADYTEQGLTTNKEDAERTGKMLQYAEETLFNKGYVPYYLYRQSRMVGNFENVGWSKVGKEGLYNVFIMDETHSILACGAGGATKLKNHQTNCLTRIFNYKFPYEYIDHFDEILNRKDKVNNFFKELK, encoded by the coding sequence ATGAAGATATATATTAAGAACCACCCTTTTCATTATGAAATTGAGAATATTACAAGATTATTCTTTCCGTATGAAAAGTTACAGGTAGTAAAATTTATTGATAATGAAATAACTGAATATGAAAGTCCATATATTTTAACAGAAATTAATGATGAAATTTCTGTTACAGTAAATTTCCGAAACTTTCAGAAAACTGAAACAACTACAAAAACAGAAGATGAAAAAGAAAATGAAAGATTAATTTCTAGTGTACTTTATAATCTTCTCACAGAATATACAGGTATCAAAATGCCTTGGGGTATGATTACAGGCATTAGACCGGTAAAGTATTTTAGAAATTTAAAGGAAAATTATTCTGAAGAATATGCAAAGGAATATTTCAAAAACTCTTACTTTGTAAGTGATGAAAAGATTAACCTTGCAAAAATTACCGAAAAGTACGAAAAAGATATTATTAATTCTTCTAAAGAAAATTCATTTTCCCTTTATGTTTCAATTCCATTTTGTCCATCAAGATGCAGTTACTGTAGTTTTGTTTCTCAATCAGTTGCAAGAACAAAACATTTAATAGAACCATATGTTGATTTACTTTGTAAAGAAATTGAATATACCGGTAATATAGCTAAGGAAAATAATTTGCACCTGGAAACTGTGTATATTGGTGGTGGCACACCAACAACACTTAACCCTAATCAGTTGGAAAAAATGATTAAGGCTATTAACAGTTCCTTTAATATGGAAACCTGTAGAGAGTTTACAGTTGAAGCCGGTAGACCTGATACCATTACAGCAGATAAACTAAAGGTGCTAAAAGATAATGGTGTTACAAGAATCAGCATTAATCCTCAAACATTAAACGATAGTGTGCTTGAAAAGATAGGCAGAAAGCATACTGCCCAAAATGCACTTGAAATGTTTGATTTAGCCGGAACTTATGATTTTAACTGCACAAATGCTGATTTAATTGCAGGACTGCCTACTGATACAGTGGAAAGTTTTGCACATTCACTTGATAAATTGGTGGAAAAAAATCTAGAAAATATTACAGTTCATACTTTGTCAATTAAGCGTTCAGCCGATTATACAGAACAAGGACTAACTACTAATAAAGAGGATGCTGAAAGAACAGGCAAAATGCTACAATATGCAGAAGAAACCTTGTTTAACAAGGGTTATGTCCCTTATTATCTGTATCGTCAAAGCAGAATGGTAGGGAATTTTGAAAATGTAGGTTGGTCAAAAGTTGGTAAAGAAGGACTTTACAATGTTTTCATTATGGATGAAACCCATTCAATTTTAGCTTGTGGTGCAGGTGGTGCAACAAAGCTAAAAAATCATCAAACCAACTGTTTAACAAGAATTTTTAACTACAAATTTCCATATGAGTATATTGACCACTTTGATGAAATACTTAATCGTAAGGATAAAGTAAATAATTTTTTCAAAGAATTGAAATAA
- a CDS encoding RelA/SpoT family protein, with protein MVEHYPNYQDFNDLVELINDSENDFDLQLIQKAYLLARSAHKDQRRVSGVPYILHPTSVACILVQMGMDTESVVAALLHDVVEDTDVELDEIKKKFGETVAEIVDGVTKLSKITYSNREERQAENLRKMLIAMSNDIRVIIVKLADRLHNLRTIDVMRPQKQRDKALEVMEVFAPIAHRLGMKAMKEQLEDISIRILDPVGYEEIENDLQLKKEERDKFIEKIKHEITERIGDTVKHIYVTGRVKSINSIYRKTFMKGKTMDEIYDVFAVRVIVDSVLDCYNVLGVVHDIYQPLPNRFKDYISTPKKNMYQSLHTTVIGKDGVPFEVQIRTWEMHYAAEYGIAAHWKYKLGLGPGKSDKKAMQEQIESLRRTIENQIQSEDATDIIKNIKNDLSQDEVFVFTPKGDLMNLPNGSTVIDLAYAIHTEVGNRMIGAKVDRRIVPIDYKLKNGEIVEIITQKEGSGPKRDWLNIVKTSEARTKIRQWFKREKRDENIVEGKSMLDSELRKSGLYFNDSDVEDIFPKIYSKQHCNNLEDFYAAIGYGGIQIWKIMPRIKEEYQKKYEKKVEEFVPPKEIPKPRKASSGVRIEGMDDCLIKFSKCCNPLPGDDIIGFITRGYGVSIHKKECTNVPKDIEHSAEPERWVKATWIDNVEDSYRSTLEIVATDRTGLLADVTIKLSQMHIFIRNLTSREAKNGNAVVIATIDTNGIDHLKGVMTHLGSINGIISVTRI; from the coding sequence ATGGTTGAACATTATCCAAATTATCAGGACTTTAATGACTTAGTTGAACTTATCAATGACAGTGAAAATGACTTTGATTTACAGTTAATTCAAAAGGCATATTTATTGGCTCGTTCAGCTCATAAAGACCAAAGGAGAGTTTCCGGTGTACCATATATTCTTCATCCAACATCAGTTGCTTGTATTTTGGTTCAGATGGGTATGGATACAGAGTCTGTTGTAGCTGCTTTGCTCCATGATGTTGTAGAAGATACCGATGTTGAACTTGACGAAATAAAGAAGAAGTTTGGTGAAACAGTAGCAGAAATTGTTGATGGTGTAACTAAACTTTCCAAGATTACATATTCTAATCGTGAGGAACGACAGGCTGAGAATTTGCGTAAAATGCTAATAGCTATGAGTAACGATATTAGAGTTATCATCGTAAAATTAGCCGACAGACTTCATAACTTGCGTACTATTGATGTTATGAGACCTCAGAAACAAAGGGATAAAGCCCTAGAAGTTATGGAGGTTTTTGCTCCGATTGCTCACCGTTTAGGTATGAAAGCAATGAAAGAACAACTGGAAGATATTTCTATCAGAATTCTTGATCCTGTAGGTTATGAAGAAATTGAAAATGACCTACAACTAAAGAAAGAAGAAAGAGATAAATTCATAGAAAAAATTAAACATGAAATCACCGAAAGAATCGGTGATACTGTTAAGCATATTTATGTTACAGGTAGAGTAAAGTCTATTAACTCAATCTACCGTAAAACCTTTATGAAAGGTAAAACAATGGATGAAATCTATGATGTATTTGCAGTAAGAGTTATTGTAGATTCTGTCCTTGATTGTTACAATGTTCTTGGTGTTGTACACGATATTTATCAGCCTTTGCCTAATAGATTTAAGGACTATATCAGTACACCTAAGAAGAATATGTATCAGTCACTTCACACTACTGTTATCGGTAAAGACGGTGTACCTTTTGAAGTACAAATCCGTACTTGGGAAATGCACTACGCTGCCGAATATGGTATTGCTGCCCATTGGAAGTACAAGTTGGGTTTAGGTCCGGGTAAAAGTGACAAAAAGGCTATGCAGGAACAGATTGAGTCTTTGCGTAGAACTATCGAAAATCAAATTCAGTCAGAAGATGCAACAGATATTATTAAGAATATCAAGAATGACCTTAGCCAAGATGAAGTATTTGTATTTACTCCAAAGGGTGACTTAATGAACCTACCTAACGGTTCAACTGTTATTGACTTAGCTTATGCTATTCATACAGAAGTGGGTAACAGAATGATTGGTGCTAAGGTTGACAGAAGAATTGTACCTATTGACTATAAGCTAAAGAATGGTGAAATTGTTGAGATTATCACCCAAAAGGAAGGCTCAGGCCCTAAGAGAGATTGGCTGAATATTGTCAAAACTTCTGAAGCCAGAACCAAGATTAGACAGTGGTTTAAGCGTGAAAAACGTGACGAAAACATTGTTGAAGGTAAGTCAATGCTAGACTCGGAACTTAGAAAGTCAGGTCTTTACTTTAATGATAGTGATGTGGAAGATATTTTCCCTAAAATTTATTCTAAGCAACATTGTAATAACCTAGAAGATTTCTATGCTGCTATTGGTTATGGTGGTATTCAAATCTGGAAGATTATGCCTAGAATTAAGGAAGAATATCAGAAGAAGTATGAAAAGAAAGTTGAAGAATTTGTCCCACCTAAAGAAATTCCAAAGCCCAGAAAAGCATCTTCAGGTGTTAGAATTGAGGGTATGGACGATTGTTTGATTAAGTTTTCTAAGTGTTGTAACCCACTACCGGGGGATGATATTATCGGTTTCATTACAAGGGGTTATGGTGTTTCTATCCACAAAAAGGAATGTACAAATGTTCCTAAGGATATTGAACACTCAGCTGAACCGGAAAGATGGGTAAAAGCAACTTGGATTGATAATGTAGAAGACAGCTACCGTAGTACACTTGAAATTGTTGCTACTGACCGTACAGGCCTACTTGCCGATGTTACTATTAAGCTGTCACAAATGCACATTTTCATTCGTAACTTAACTTCAAGAGAAGCAAAAAACGGCAATGCAGTTGTAATTGCCACAATAGATACAAACGGTATTGACCACCTAAAGGGTGTTATGACCCATTTAGGCAGTATTAACGGTATAATTTCCGTAACAAGAATATAG
- a CDS encoding zinc ribbon domain-containing protein → MGLLDDVMVNVKSAANSVGKKTNEIVDYSKLRFTASGLTNEIRKKYQTLGEEVYTSTKIGSEDTKSIELLIKEIDELKAQLQSTKEQITYAKNKIICPVCKAELNKDSLFCNKCGAKIESEPFVPDEDPTEEEVVVEDPFKEVVVKSDSDEDADLEDASVTLKTPQSEE, encoded by the coding sequence ATGGGATTATTAGATGATGTAATGGTAAATGTTAAGTCTGCTGCCAATTCAGTTGGCAAAAAGACTAATGAAATTGTTGATTATTCAAAACTTCGTTTCACTGCTTCAGGTCTAACTAACGAAATTCGCAAGAAGTATCAGACTCTTGGTGAAGAAGTTTATACCAGCACAAAGATTGGTTCAGAAGACACTAAGTCTATCGAACTTCTTATTAAAGAAATTGATGAACTAAAGGCTCAGCTTCAGTCAACTAAGGAACAGATTACTTATGCTAAGAACAAGATTATCTGTCCTGTATGTAAGGCTGAACTTAACAAAGACAGTCTATTCTGCAACAAATGTGGTGCAAAGATTGAGTCTGAACCATTTGTTCCTGATGAAGACCCAACAGAAGAAGAGGTTGTTGTAGAAGACCCATTTAAGGAAGTAGTTGTTAAGAGCGATTCTGATGAAGATGCTGATTTAGAAGATGCTTCTGTAACACTAAAGACACCTCAGTCTGAGGAATAA
- the yabP gene encoding sporulation protein YabP, which produces MSANEIILKDRKFLSVTGVKDVNAFTEESVILTLETSSLVVRGETLHISKLDLESGEVDVDGKVNSLQYIKENQDKSFLKRLLR; this is translated from the coding sequence ATGTCTGCAAATGAAATAATTTTAAAAGACAGAAAGTTTTTGTCAGTAACCGGTGTGAAAGATGTAAATGCTTTTACAGAAGAAAGTGTAATTTTAACACTTGAAACTTCATCTTTGGTAGTTAGAGGAGAAACTCTCCATATCAGCAAACTTGACTTAGAAAGTGGAGAGGTTGATGTTGACGGTAAAGTAAATTCTCTCCAATATATTAAGGAAAACCAAGATAAAAGTTTCCTAAAAAGGTTGTTGAGATAA
- a CDS encoding putative polysaccharide biosynthesis protein — MSRKKVKDKSIKSQTFVKGAMIMSLALIIVKLCGMIYKVALTRVYGIFGDELASFGTGLFNNAYEIYVPLFTLATAGFPIAVSRLISESNANKRYKDIRQIHKVSIPFFIVMGVIFSLLMFGGSFFYIRIIHSPYALPSMICLSPTIFFGCLVSIYRGYFEGMRNMTPTSVSEIIEGASKLIFGLTFAYLIMKFGLDSYESTGTVFGITFADKKSAIYTLVGFSVSGAVMGITIGSVLSFLYLLIKYKRVGGGITQAELDSSIDARSKNETFKVLIKTAIPIGLGALVMNISGTIDGLIIQNLISDLSTTHGSELAAQYPMYADAVTDGTIHTKLWGCYGTALTLMQLVTVITQAFGTTAMPMVTSAYAKGDRQQLKVAINRVLKLTCLVTFPCGIGLAVLADPIMEIVYGGNVAIVGGECLKIMGIAVLFMAGITPICSMLQGVGKVSTPVKLYSLAVIIKVVMNFALVSNVNVNIRGAATGTLVGFLVACVIAMYVLVKATGIRPNFSNAIIKPLVSAILCGGGAFLTYYLLGSRMNIYMATLISIVVAAIIYVLAIIILRTFDENDLGMIKNNEKLAKILAKLRVLK, encoded by the coding sequence TTGAGCAGAAAAAAAGTAAAAGATAAAAGTATAAAGTCCCAAACATTTGTCAAAGGTGCAATGATAATGTCACTTGCACTTATTATAGTAAAGCTTTGTGGTATGATTTACAAAGTTGCACTAACAAGAGTGTATGGCATTTTTGGTGATGAATTAGCTTCATTTGGTACAGGTCTGTTTAACAATGCTTATGAAATATATGTACCATTGTTTACACTTGCTACAGCAGGTTTTCCTATTGCAGTTTCAAGATTAATTTCAGAGAGTAATGCAAATAAAAGATATAAGGATATTAGACAGATACATAAGGTGTCAATTCCTTTCTTTATCGTAATGGGTGTTATTTTCTCATTGCTTATGTTTGGTGGTAGTTTTTTCTATATTAGAATTATCCATTCACCATATGCATTGCCATCAATGATTTGCTTGTCTCCGACTATCTTCTTTGGTTGCTTGGTTTCAATCTATCGTGGATATTTTGAAGGTATGCGAAATATGACACCAACTTCTGTTTCTGAAATTATTGAAGGTGCATCAAAACTTATTTTTGGTTTAACCTTTGCTTATTTGATTATGAAGTTCGGTTTAGATAGCTATGAGTCAACAGGCACAGTGTTTGGCATTACTTTTGCTGATAAAAAGTCTGCTATTTATACTTTAGTAGGTTTCTCAGTATCAGGTGCAGTAATGGGTATCACAATCGGTTCTGTACTTAGCTTCCTATACTTGCTTATTAAGTATAAGAGAGTCGGTGGTGGTATCACTCAGGCTGAACTTGACTCATCTATTGATGCTCGTAGTAAGAATGAAACATTTAAAGTACTTATCAAGACTGCTATTCCAATCGGTTTAGGTGCTTTGGTAATGAATATTTCCGGTACTATTGACGGTTTAATTATTCAGAACCTTATTTCTGATTTATCAACAACTCATGGTTCTGAACTTGCTGCACAGTATCCTATGTATGCCGATGCAGTAACCGATGGTACAATCCACACAAAACTTTGGGGTTGTTACGGTACTGCCTTAACACTAATGCAGTTAGTAACTGTTATCACTCAGGCATTTGGTACAACTGCTATGCCTATGGTAACAAGTGCATATGCTAAGGGTGACAGACAACAGCTAAAGGTAGCTATCAACAGAGTACTTAAGTTAACTTGTCTTGTAACATTCCCTTGTGGTATAGGTCTTGCAGTTTTGGCTGACCCAATTATGGAAATTGTCTATGGTGGTAATGTTGCTATTGTTGGTGGTGAATGTCTAAAGATTATGGGTATTGCCGTACTGTTTATGGCAGGTATCACTCCTATCTGCTCAATGCTACAAGGTGTAGGTAAGGTTAGTACACCGGTTAAGCTATATTCACTTGCAGTTATTATTAAGGTTGTTATGAACTTTGCTTTAGTTAGCAATGTAAATGTAAATATTCGTGGTGCTGCTACAGGTACACTTGTCGGTTTCTTAGTAGCTTGTGTAATTGCTATGTATGTACTTGTAAAGGCAACAGGTATCAGACCTAACTTCTCCAATGCAATTATTAAGCCACTTGTAAGTGCAATTCTTTGTGGTGGTGGTGCATTTTTAACATATTATCTACTGGGTAGTAGAATGAATATTTATATGGCAACACTGATTTCTATTGTTGTTGCAGCAATAATTTATGTATTAGCTATAATAATTCTAAGAACTTTTGATGAAAATGACCTTGGAATGATAAAAAATAATGAAAAATTGGCTAAAATACTTGCAAAACTCAGGGTTTTGAAGTAA
- the yabQ gene encoding spore cortex biosynthesis protein YabQ, protein MALYQTFHPIVFLFSLLWGIFIYIAYEVLRFIRVIARNNKTVVFVTDLLFMIFSAIVAFMFSLAYNFGQLRIYMIVGFFLSFIVLRLTLGRLSIVLLLSFIQYFVLFPEKLLNFSKKF, encoded by the coding sequence ATGGCACTATACCAAACTTTTCATCCAATTGTCTTTTTATTTTCACTTTTGTGGGGTATATTTATTTACATAGCATATGAAGTTCTAAGGTTTATTAGAGTGATTGCAAGAAATAATAAAACTGTAGTCTTTGTAACCGACTTACTGTTTATGATTTTTTCTGCTATAGTAGCTTTTATGTTTTCTTTAGCCTATAATTTCGGTCAGCTGAGAATATATATGATTGTGGGATTTTTCCTTTCATTTATAGTGCTGAGATTGACCTTAGGAAGACTATCTATTGTACTTTTACTAAGTTTTATTCAATATTTTGTACTTTTTCCCGAAAAA
- the mazG gene encoding nucleoside triphosphate pyrophosphohydrolase, whose product MSFEKKPNYKFEDLIEIMKLLRAPNGCPWDKEQTHESIRQNFIEETYEVIEAIDTKDKELLKEELGDVLLQVVFHSEMESEIGSFNIDDVCDGICKKLIIRHPHIFADVTADTTEEVLNNWDKIKMQTKSQKTQSEAMDSVSKSLPSLMRSEKLQKKAAKVGFDFPNAQEAFKKVREETDELEQAISKGDKENMAEELGDLLFSVVNVSRFLKVDSEQALYFACDKFTQRFRKMEELAKQRNIDMDSTTLSQLDSLWNEVK is encoded by the coding sequence TTGTCATTTGAGAAAAAGCCAAATTATAAATTTGAAGATTTAATTGAGATTATGAAACTCCTTAGAGCACCAAACGGTTGCCCTTGGGATAAAGAACAAACTCATGAATCAATTAGGCAAAATTTCATTGAAGAAACTTATGAAGTAATTGAAGCTATTGATACCAAAGATAAAGAACTTCTAAAGGAAGAACTTGGTGATGTTCTTTTACAGGTTGTTTTCCATTCAGAAATGGAAAGTGAAATCGGTAGCTTTAATATAGATGATGTTTGTGATGGTATTTGCAAAAAGCTTATCATCCGTCATCCCCATATTTTTGCTGATGTCACAGCAGATACTACAGAAGAAGTTTTGAACAACTGGGACAAAATCAAAATGCAAACAAAATCCCAGAAAACTCAGTCAGAAGCAATGGACAGTGTTTCTAAGTCACTTCCATCTCTTATGAGAAGTGAGAAACTTCAGAAAAAGGCTGCTAAGGTTGGTTTTGATTTTCCAAATGCTCAGGAAGCATTCAAAAAGGTTAGGGAAGAAACTGATGAATTAGAACAAGCCATCTCAAAGGGTGACAAAGAAAATATGGCAGAAGAACTTGGAGATTTACTATTTTCTGTTGTAAATGTTTCAAGATTTTTAAAAGTAGATTCCGAACAGGCACTTTACTTTGCTTGTGATAAGTTTACTCAGCGTTTCCGTAAGATGGAAGAACTTGCGAAACAGCGTAATATAGATATGGACTCTACTACTTTATCCCAACTTGATTCACTATGGAATGAAGTTAAATAA